The DNA sequence GGCGAAGAGGAACATCCCGAAGGTGCCCGCGGTGGCGATCAGCAGCAGCCCGACGCCGATGACGAAGGCGGAGGCGAGCACGAAGGGCTTGCGGCGGCCGGTGGCGTCGGACAGCCAGCCACCGGCGAGGGAGCCGGCCACCACACCGCCGACGGTGACCAGGGTGGTGGTGAACATCTTCGAGGCGACCTCGCCCTCGGCGACCCCGAGGCGGTCCATCAGGAAGTACACCTGGTAGCTGGTCACGCAAGCGATGCCGATGAAGACCAGGAAACGGCTCGCGAAGTTCCACGAGTAGTCGGGGTTCTTGCGCGGATTCACCCAGAAGCTGCGCAGGAACTCCCTGAAGCCGTACGGGGCCACGGACTCGGCACGGGCCGGCCGGTCGGGCATCACGGCGGCCAGCACGCACACCCCGAGGACGCCGACGACGGCCGGGACGATGAAGGCCAGCGCCATGTTGTCCGTGAAGAGCTGTGCGAGGAAGCTGCCCGCCACCATCGAGACGGACAGCATCATGCCGACCATGCCGGAGACGCGGCCGCGCTGGTGGTCCGGGATCAGGTCCGGGATGCAGGCGGTGACCATGCACAGGGCGGCGTTGCAGCCGAGCTGCGCGATGGCCCAGCCGATGAGCAGCGTGGTGACGCTGGAACCGAGCCCGACGACGGTCAGCCCGACGGCGGCGACCGCCATGCCGCCCACGAGCCAGGGGCGGCGGCGGCCGAACCGGCTGGTCGTGCGGTCGGAGAGGGCACCGAAGAGGGGGTTGCCGACGAGGGCGAGAAGCGCTCCGACGGAGAGCACCTTGCCGAGGGCGGCGCCGCGCTCCGCCTCGGGGACGATCTGGGCCACGCGCAGGGCGAGGGTCACCACGATCGGGGTGAAGACGGCGATGCAGACGCCGAGCTGGGCGGCGACCAGGCCGAAGATCAGCTTGGCGGGGGCGTCGGCGGGCGCGTCGGCCGGGGCATGGGCCGGGGCATGGGCCGGGAGGGCTGCCGGGGCGCCGGCCGGGGCGATGACCGGCGTGGCCGGATCGGGGCGGTCGGTGGCATCGAGTGCGCTTCCGGGGTCCTGCGTGAGCGGCATGGGTGGCTCCAACGTCTCCGCGTCGGCCTCGTCGCCGACCGGGCGGTTTCACCGTAGGCGCGAAAACCGTGCACCCACTAGGTTTTCGCATAGTGAGCTGGATCACTCCATCGGGATGGGCGGAAACAGTCGGGTTTAGGGTGGTCCGCATGGCACAGGACAAGGGCCGAACGGCCCCCAAGGCGGCGGCCGCCCGGGGCGGATACGCGGTGGGCGACGCCCGTCGCCAGAAGATCCTCGACACCGCCGTCGAGCACTTCGCGCAGTGGGGCTTCCACGCCTCCTCGCTCGCCCGGATCGCCAACGACTGCGGGATCACCCAGGGCGGCCTGCTGCACCACTTCCGCAGCAAGGAGGACCTGCTGCTGTCCGTCCTGGCGCAGAGCGAGCAGCACGACGTCGAGCGGCTCTTCGGCGGGTCCGCCGAGGAGGTCGCCTCGGTGGCCGTGCACTTCGCCGCGGTGGTCGCCCTCGCCGAGGACAACGCCCGCAGACCCGGTCTCGTACGGATGTACAACACGCTCGTCGGCGAGTCCGGGAACCCCGGCCACCCCGCGCACGCCTACTTCCGGCAGCGCTACGACCGGGTCCTCGGCTACAGCGTCGACCTGCTCCGGGCGGGCGTGGCGCGCGGCGAGGTGCGGCCGGA is a window from the Streptomyces sp. NBC_01244 genome containing:
- a CDS encoding MFS transporter; translated protein: MPLTQDPGSALDATDRPDPATPVIAPAGAPAALPAHAPAHAPADAPADAPAKLIFGLVAAQLGVCIAVFTPIVVTLALRVAQIVPEAERGAALGKVLSVGALLALVGNPLFGALSDRTTSRFGRRRPWLVGGMAVAAVGLTVVGLGSSVTTLLIGWAIAQLGCNAALCMVTACIPDLIPDHQRGRVSGMVGMMLSVSMVAGSFLAQLFTDNMALAFIVPAVVGVLGVCVLAAVMPDRPARAESVAPYGFREFLRSFWVNPRKNPDYSWNFASRFLVFIGIACVTSYQVYFLMDRLGVAEGEVASKMFTTTLVTVGGVVAGSLAGGWLSDATGRRKPFVLASAFVIGVGLLLIATAGTFGMFLFAVAVFGFGEGLYLAVDVALAAAVLPDPETAAKDMGVLNIANALPQSLVPMLAPFVLAIGGGGNYGALFLFGGIAAAVGAALVQLIRSVR
- a CDS encoding TetR/AcrR family transcriptional regulator codes for the protein MAQDKGRTAPKAAAARGGYAVGDARRQKILDTAVEHFAQWGFHASSLARIANDCGITQGGLLHHFRSKEDLLLSVLAQSEQHDVERLFGGSAEEVASVAVHFAAVVALAEDNARRPGLVRMYNTLVGESGNPGHPAHAYFRQRYDRVLGYSVDLLRAGVARGEVRPDTDCEAVGRETIAVMDGFQIQWVLDPEGVDMAVLLRGYLDRRLREITVAGTGL